The Xenopus laevis strain J_2021 chromosome 7S, Xenopus_laevis_v10.1, whole genome shotgun sequence genome includes a window with the following:
- the LOC108697839 gene encoding leucine-rich repeat-containing protein 4B-like, whose protein sequence is MVTHLCTCRILGLKLIRMIWKQVLILLWVTALALGGPSPTSCPAPCTCSNQASRVACTRRELVEVPESISVNTRYLNLQENNIQVIKTDTFKHLRHLEILQLSKNVIRNIEVGAFNGLPNLSTLELFDNRLTTVPTQAFEYLSKLRELWLRNNPIESIPSYAFNRVPSLRRLDLGELKKLEYISEAAFEGLVNLRYLNLGMCNLKDIPNLTALVRLEELELSGNRLEMIRPGSFQGLTSLRKLWLMHAHVAIIERNAFDDLKSLEELNLSHNNLMSLPHDLFTPLHRLERVHLNHNPWHCNCDVLWLSWWLKETVPNNTTCCARCHSPPNLKMRYIGELDQSHFTCYAPVIVEPPTDLNVTEGMAAELKCRSGTSMTSVNWLTPNGTLMTHGSYRVRISVLHDGTLNFTNVTVQDTGQYTCMVTNSAGNTTASATLNVSAVTDPSTTDYTYFTTVTVETLDVEETKPTDKEPGPTPTVRWGITYSTTSLTPRSTRSTEKTFTIPITDMTGNIMKDLDDVMKTTKIIIGCFVAITFMAAVMLIAFYKLRKQHQLHKHHGPTRTIEIINVEDEIPATAPGDNHMALPAIEHDHLNHYTAFKAHYNNNTGTLNCAKNPMLNSIHEPLLFKSSSKENVQETQI, encoded by the coding sequence ATGGTTACCCACCTTTGCACATGCAGGATTCTTGGTCTGAAGCTCATTAGAATgatttggaagcaagttttaattctCTTGTGGGTCACAGCTCTGGCACTGGGTGGCCCATCCCCGACGTCCTGCCCAGCCCCCTGCACCTGCAGTAACCAGGCCAGTCGTGTAGCTTGCACCCGGAGGGAACTGGTGGAAGTGCCAGAGAGCATCTCTGTTAATACGCGATATCTGAATCTTCAGGAGAATAATATCCAGGTCATTAAGACAGACACTTTCAAGCACCTTCGTCATTTGGAAATTCTTCAGCTCAGTAAAAACGTCATTCGCAACATTGAGGTTGGAGCTTTTAATGGACTCCCAAATCTGAGCACACTGGAACTTTTTGATAACCGCTTGACCACTGTCCCAACTCAAGCCTTTGAGTACTTGTCAAAGCTGAGGGAGCTGTGGTTGAGAAATAATCCAATTGAAAGTATACCCTCTTATGCGTTCAACAGAGTTCCTTCTTTGCGGAGACTGGATTTAGGGGAACTTAAAAAGTTGGAGTATATCTCTGAAGCTGCCTTTGAAGGTCTTGTGAACCTGCGATATCTCAACTTAGGTATGTGTAACTTAAAGGATATACCCAACCTTACAGCTCTGGTGAGACTTGAGGAACTGGAACTCTCTGGAAACCGTCTGGAAATGATCCGTCCAGGCTCTTTTCAAGGGTTGACCAGTCTTAGAAAGCTGTGGCTGATGCATGCCCATGTTGCCATCATAGAGCGCAATGCCTTTGATGACTTAAAGTCTCTAGAGGAACTGAATCTCTCTCATAACAATTTGATGTCTCTTCCCCATGACCTTTTTACACCTCTCCACCGACTGGAGCGAGTGCATCTCAACCACAATCCCTGGCATTGTAATTGTGATGTATTGTGGCTAAGTTGGTGGCTAAAAGAGACTGTACCTAATAATACAACATGTTGTGCCCGTTGCCATTCACCTCCCAACCTAAAAATGAGATACATTGGGGAGCTAGATCAGAGTCATTTCACTTGCTATGCCCCAGTGATAGTGGAACCCCCCACTGACCTTAATGTCACTGAAGGCATGGCGGCTGAACTTAAGTGTCGAAGTGGTACGTCGATGACCTCTGTAAACTGGTTGACACCAAATGGAACTTTGATGACCCATGGCTCTTACAGGGTACGCATTTCAGTCCTTCATGATGGCACATTGAATTTTACTAATGTAACGGTTCAGGATACAGGCCAGTACACATGTATGGTGACTAATTCGGCTGGAAATACGACTGCCTCTGCCACACTTAACGTATCTGCTGTTACTGATCCCTCAACCACTGATTATACATATTTCACTACTGTAACTGTTGAAACTTTGGACGTAGAGGAGACAAAACCTACCGACAAGGAGCCTGGTCCCACTCCAACGGTCCGATGGGGAATAACATACTCCACCACCTCCCTCACACCACGCAGTACACGCTCTACTGAAAAAACCTTCACAATCCCAATCACAGACATGACGGGGAACATTATGAAGGATCTCGATGATGTTATGAAGACCACAAAAATTATCATAGGATGTTTTGTGGCTATAACTTTCATGGCAGCCGTTATGCTGATCGCATTTTACAAACTTCGAAAGCAGCACCAGCTTCACAAGCACCACGGGCCGACACGGACTATCGAGATCATTAATGTAGAAGATGAGATACCAGCCACGGCCCCGGGGGACAATCACATGGCCCTACCAGCCATCGAGCATGACCACCTCAATCATTACACTGCGTTTAAGGCCCACTATAACAACAATACGGGAACTCTTAACTGTGCCAAAAACCCCATGCTGAACTCCATCCACGAACCCCTTTTGTTTAAGAGCAGCTCAAAAGAAAATGTTCAAGAGACGCAAATTTAG